The Hymenobacter oligotrophus genome has a window encoding:
- a CDS encoding DUF420 domain-containing protein has translation MTTTSTGVVAGPVMPRGYKVVMIALGVIIPIAVAVLYYFPQLFRIEGADVSFLPAVNAGLNSLTAVCLVLGYYFIRNKDVAKHRTMMGTAFLLGSIFLVSYVVYHSQAETTRFGGEGLIRYVYYFVLLTHILLAAVTVGLVLFTLYFAISNQFAKHRKIARWTYPIWLYVSVTGVIVYFMIAPYYVH, from the coding sequence ATGACCACGACTAGCACCGGCGTAGTGGCTGGCCCCGTAATGCCGCGCGGGTACAAAGTGGTAATGATTGCACTGGGCGTTATCATCCCGATAGCGGTAGCCGTGCTCTACTATTTTCCGCAGCTTTTCCGCATCGAAGGAGCTGACGTAAGTTTTCTGCCGGCGGTTAACGCCGGGCTTAATTCGCTCACGGCGGTTTGTTTGGTGCTGGGGTATTACTTCATCCGCAACAAGGATGTTGCTAAGCACCGGACCATGATGGGCACTGCCTTTTTGCTCGGATCAATTTTTTTAGTGTCGTACGTGGTGTACCACTCCCAAGCTGAAACCACGCGTTTCGGCGGAGAAGGACTCATCCGTTACGTGTACTACTTCGTGTTGCTGACGCACATTTTGCTGGCGGCGGTAACGGTTGGTTTGGTGCTGTTCACGCTGTACTTTGCCATATCCAACCAGTTTGCCAAGCACCGCAAAATTGCGCGCTGGACATACCCCATCTGGCTCTATGTGTCGGTTACAGGCGTAATCGTATATTTCATGATTGCGCCGTATTACGTACACTAG
- a CDS encoding cytochrome c oxidase subunit 3 yields MHPSESLNNKQVALGIHPLRFLLWLMIISITMMFAAFTSAYIVRRGEGGWLEFDLPSGLIFNSVVILLSSAAIQWAWHSARRDELRRVQVAMLITFALGVLFLFGQWQVWQELVQSKIFFGGADSNPAGSFVYVLTGVHGFHLITGLVFLVVVLLKSLRFQVHSRQMMAMTNGTIYWHFLGGLWLYLYLFLLLNH; encoded by the coding sequence ATGCATCCTTCCGAGTCGTTAAACAACAAGCAGGTCGCCCTAGGTATTCATCCGTTGCGCTTCCTGCTTTGGCTGATGATTATCAGCATCACCATGATGTTTGCCGCTTTTACCAGCGCCTACATCGTGCGCCGGGGTGAGGGCGGCTGGCTCGAGTTCGATCTGCCCTCGGGGCTAATCTTTAACTCGGTGGTGATACTGCTGAGCAGTGCTGCTATACAATGGGCATGGCATTCGGCGCGCCGCGACGAGCTGCGCCGGGTTCAAGTGGCCATGCTGATAACTTTTGCCCTAGGTGTTCTTTTCCTTTTTGGGCAGTGGCAGGTATGGCAGGAGTTGGTTCAGAGCAAGATTTTCTTTGGTGGGGCCGACAGCAATCCGGCGGGTTCTTTCGTATATGTGCTCACCGGTGTACACGGCTTTCACTTGATAACGGGTTTGGTTTTCCTGGTAGTGGTACTGCTTAAAAGTCTGCGTTTTCAGGTTCATTCCCGGCAAATGATGGCCATGACCAACGGAACCATCTATTGGCACTTCCTGGGTGGGCTTTGGTTGTACCTGTATTTGTTTCTACTTTTGAACCACTGA
- a CDS encoding cytochrome c oxidase subunit 3 gives MSTTATQNAAYEAPRSGTWDGGNEPFKASYGKLMMWFFLLSDAFTFAAFLTTYGMVRHRHLAYTGTPEAFKFSTAYWPIPEKVFNAFPGLHGVDIPLAFVALMTMILIVSSVTMVLAVEAGHRMDKDDVQKWLLWTILFGGMFLGCQAWEWAHFISGTDEGTLMADGTRFFGANLTMNQYGPVLFADLFFFITGFHGTHVFSGVCLLVYAFIATTNGTFHKRGHYEMVEKIGLYWHFVDLVWVFVFTFFYLI, from the coding sequence ATTTCCACTACGGCAACGCAGAACGCCGCATACGAAGCGCCGCGCAGCGGCACCTGGGACGGCGGCAACGAACCTTTCAAGGCTAGCTATGGCAAGCTGATGATGTGGTTCTTTCTGCTGTCGGATGCATTCACGTTCGCGGCATTCCTGACCACCTACGGCATGGTGCGTCACCGCCACCTTGCTTACACCGGTACGCCCGAGGCGTTCAAATTCAGCACCGCTTATTGGCCCATTCCGGAGAAAGTATTCAACGCTTTCCCCGGCCTGCACGGTGTTGATATTCCTCTGGCTTTCGTGGCCTTGATGACCATGATCCTTATCGTGTCGTCGGTAACGATGGTATTGGCAGTGGAAGCTGGCCACCGCATGGACAAGGACGACGTGCAGAAGTGGCTGCTGTGGACTATCCTGTTCGGTGGCATGTTCTTGGGCTGCCAGGCTTGGGAATGGGCTCACTTTATCTCCGGTACCGACGAGGGTACGCTGATGGCCGATGGTACGCGCTTCTTTGGTGCTAACCTCACCATGAATCAGTACGGCCCGGTGCTATTCGCCGACCTGTTTTTCTTCATTACAGGTTTCCACGGTACCCACGTATTCTCGGGTGTCTGCCTTTTGGTGTACGCGTTTATCGCCACCACCAACGGCACCTTTCACAAACGTGGCCACTACGAAATGGTTGAGAAGATTGGCCTTTACTGGCACTTTGTAGACCTGGTGTGGGTATTCGTTTTCACCTTCTTCTACCTGATCTAA
- the cyoE gene encoding heme o synthase, producing the protein MTKARAYFQLLKFRLSLTVAFSAAIGFMLGQREFAWRSHWAEALLVMLGGLLVTGSANTINQIYEKDLDRLMKRTAQRPLPQGVLSVTEAWIFVVVTGMAGLVLLGWYFNPLTAAISLLSLILYGFIYTPLKRISPICVAVGAIPGGLPPMIGWVAATGMLTVEAWILFGIQFMWQFPHFWAIAWVLDEDYSKAGFRMLPTAGGRDLRTAFQIMTYTLLLIPLSLLPMQFGMTGKTSALIAVLCGVLFLMQTFYLMRTGSKKAAMRIMFGSFLYLPIVQIALVIDKL; encoded by the coding sequence ATGACAAAGGCCAGGGCCTACTTCCAACTTCTGAAATTTCGGCTTTCGCTCACGGTAGCGTTTTCTGCGGCCATTGGCTTCATGCTTGGCCAGCGCGAATTTGCTTGGCGCAGTCATTGGGCAGAAGCGCTATTGGTGATGCTTGGAGGCTTGCTGGTAACAGGCTCGGCCAACACCATTAACCAAATCTACGAGAAGGACCTAGACCGGCTGATGAAGCGCACCGCCCAGCGCCCGTTGCCGCAAGGGGTGCTATCGGTAACGGAAGCTTGGATTTTTGTTGTCGTGACGGGAATGGCCGGTTTGGTGCTGTTGGGGTGGTATTTCAATCCGCTTACGGCCGCCATCTCGCTGCTTTCGTTAATCCTGTACGGTTTTATCTACACGCCGCTTAAGCGTATTTCGCCGATTTGTGTGGCAGTAGGCGCAATACCCGGAGGCTTGCCGCCCATGATCGGGTGGGTAGCCGCCACTGGTATGCTCACAGTAGAAGCATGGATTCTGTTTGGCATTCAGTTTATGTGGCAGTTCCCGCACTTCTGGGCTATTGCTTGGGTGCTGGACGAAGATTACAGTAAAGCTGGCTTCCGGATGCTACCTACCGCAGGCGGGCGCGATTTGCGCACGGCTTTCCAAATCATGACGTACACGCTGCTTCTCATTCCGTTGAGCTTGTTGCCTATGCAATTCGGGATGACGGGGAAAACTTCGGCACTTATTGCTGTGCTGTGCGGAGTTTTATTCTTGATGCAGACGTTTTACTTGATGCGTACAGGTTCCAAGAAAGCCGCGATGCGCATCATGTTTGGCTCTTTTCTGTACCTCCCAATTGTGCAGATAGCCTTGGTAATTGACAAACTCTAA
- a CDS encoding cytochrome C oxidase subunit IV family protein, with amino-acid sequence MAHHAPENDYNAEGHAVHGKPNVKPILRALAWIVGITAFEFLLAFVMDASTLRNSIFIILTIFKAFFIVAEFMHLRHETKGLIWSIMIPMALLIWLLVALVSEGSFVGEAIFSAYK; translated from the coding sequence ATGGCTCACCACGCTCCCGAAAACGATTACAATGCCGAAGGGCACGCAGTACACGGCAAGCCCAACGTGAAGCCCATTCTGCGTGCACTAGCGTGGATTGTAGGCATCACAGCCTTCGAATTCTTGCTGGCTTTCGTAATGGATGCAAGCACGCTGCGCAACTCGATTTTCATCATCCTGACCATTTTCAAAGCCTTCTTCATCGTTGCCGAGTTTATGCACTTGCGCCACGAAACAAAGGGCCTGATTTGGTCAATCATGATTCCGATGGCCCTGCTCATTTGGCTGCTGGTGGCCTTGGTGTCCGAAGGTAGCTTCGTAGGCGAAGCCATCTTCAGCGCTTACAAATAA
- a CDS encoding SCO family protein — MQLRYQPFRAAHFLPSSCRFDAGGGKWQRDTVFHRVGNFRLQNQSGQLVTAKNLEGSVYVSSFFSATCTKECLKLNSQLQRVQEKFRKEPRLKLISFSVDPQHDSVPVLAGYAEQYGAIAGKWYFLTGAADSVQRLAVQDYKIAQTESATIGSAVGLVHSQRLVLVDRDKQIRGIYDGLDPKDVDRLMTEIRILLYTYDHD, encoded by the coding sequence ATACAGCTTCGGTACCAACCATTTCGCGCTGCGCATTTTCTACCCAGTTCGTGTCGATTCGACGCAGGTGGGGGGAAGTGGCAGCGCGATACGGTTTTTCACCGAGTTGGTAATTTCCGTTTGCAGAACCAGTCGGGGCAGCTTGTTACCGCCAAAAACCTGGAAGGCAGTGTGTACGTGAGCAGCTTTTTCTCTGCCACTTGCACCAAGGAGTGCCTCAAGCTGAACAGCCAGTTGCAGCGGGTGCAGGAAAAATTCAGGAAGGAACCGCGCCTGAAACTGATTTCGTTTAGTGTTGATCCGCAGCACGACTCGGTGCCTGTGCTGGCCGGCTATGCCGAGCAGTACGGCGCCATTGCTGGCAAATGGTACTTTCTGACGGGAGCTGCGGACAGTGTGCAGCGCTTGGCCGTGCAGGATTACAAGATTGCCCAGACCGAGTCGGCAACTATCGGCTCGGCAGTTGGTTTAGTACATAGCCAACGGTTGGTTCTGGTCGACCGCGATAAGCAGATACGAGGCATCTACGACGGCCTCGACCCGAAAGACGTGGACCGGTTAATGACTGAAATTCGCATTTTGCTTTACACTTATGACCACGACTAG
- a CDS encoding COX15/CtaA family protein — protein sequence MNTPAFERRFRFVATLTLVAVYILILVGGIVRSTGSGMGCPDWPKCFGQWVPPTHISQLPANYKEIYTAQRVAKNKRVAKTLESLGFAEVAANIFAHPNQYIETDFNPVKTWIEYLNRLTGVVIGFLIMLTMVAAWPYRKRDPLIFWAAFASFITVGVQGWLGSLVVSTNLLPVMVTIHMSLALVLVGLLIWAVVRASKVSTFAHKQPLGISVAILLSLLVALTFLQIVLGTQVREDIDMVAFGMNYLNRELWIAKLGGVFRFHRTFSAVLLIGNVYAAVRLFQTGIPSLAKMAYATLLVLVMEIIAGVTLAYFAMPAAAQPIHLTLGTLLFGVQFLALVQYQKLMQIPQASPHTVVVA from the coding sequence ATGAACACACCAGCTTTCGAACGTCGTTTTAGGTTTGTTGCTACGCTCACATTGGTAGCGGTGTACATACTGATTTTGGTTGGCGGCATTGTTAGAAGCACCGGTTCAGGTATGGGCTGCCCCGACTGGCCTAAATGCTTTGGGCAATGGGTGCCACCTACTCATATCAGCCAATTGCCCGCCAACTACAAAGAGATTTACACCGCGCAACGAGTCGCTAAAAATAAGCGCGTTGCTAAGACTCTTGAAAGCCTAGGCTTTGCTGAAGTAGCTGCTAACATTTTTGCGCACCCCAACCAATACATCGAAACGGACTTCAATCCTGTAAAAACGTGGATTGAGTACCTGAACCGTTTGACCGGCGTCGTCATCGGCTTTCTGATAATGTTGACGATGGTAGCTGCATGGCCCTATCGTAAGCGCGACCCATTGATCTTCTGGGCGGCTTTCGCAAGCTTCATTACCGTTGGGGTGCAGGGTTGGCTGGGCTCTTTGGTAGTGTCGACCAACCTGCTGCCTGTCATGGTAACTATCCACATGAGCTTAGCATTGGTCTTGGTTGGGCTGCTCATTTGGGCTGTTGTACGGGCAAGTAAGGTTAGCACTTTTGCGCATAAGCAGCCTTTAGGCATTAGTGTGGCTATCCTATTAAGCCTCCTGGTAGCACTGACTTTCCTGCAAATTGTCTTGGGCACGCAGGTGCGCGAGGATATTGATATGGTGGCATTTGGAATGAACTACCTTAACCGCGAACTGTGGATTGCGAAGTTGGGTGGCGTCTTTCGATTTCACCGGACCTTCTCGGCGGTTTTGCTGATTGGTAATGTGTATGCAGCGGTACGCCTTTTTCAAACGGGTATTCCTAGCTTGGCTAAAATGGCATATGCCACCCTGTTAGTGCTGGTGATGGAAATCATTGCTGGCGTTACCCTTGCTTACTTTGCCATGCCGGCTGCTGCCCAGCCTATTCACCTCACCCTAGGCACGTTGCTGTTCGGAGTGCAATTCCTCGCTTTGGTGCAATACCAAAAGCTAATGCAAATTCCGCAAGCAAGCCCGCATACGGTTGTTGTTGCGTAA